The region ACTAAACGGCAAAGCAGAAGCCAAAGTTGGGCGCCGAAATTTCATCTCCGAGAGACTGCAAAAAGTAGAGTTTGAAAGATAAATTTAGGCGCAAACGAGCTAAATTTGCGCCTTTGATTTTAAATTCGCAAACGTTTTTGCGCTACAAATTCTAATCCAATGCAGGTAGGCAGACAAATTTGCCACCTGCATCGATCTTGTATGAATCATTTGCCGACAGGCCAATGCACGATAGGTTCAGACCCTACTTTTGCTTCACCGTGATACATTCCTAGCTTATGTTTTGTCCAAGCAAAGCCGATTTTGCCGTTTTTGTCAATTGAGATTATGCCGCCGCTTCCGCCTAGAGCATCTACTTGTTTTATAGCATTTTCGGCAGCTTTTTGCACATCGCCGCCAGCGTATTTGTAGTGGGCTGAAACTTCGTGAGCCGCATTTACTCGCATATAGATATCTCCGGTGCCTGTGCATGAAACTGCTACAGAATCGTTATCCGCATAAGTTCCTGAGCCTATGATAGGACTATCTCCGATACGTCCTGTCATCTTGTTTGTCATGCCGCCGGTGCTTGTTGCTGCGGCAAGATTGCCGTTTTTATCAAGTGCGATCGCTCCTACCGTGCCAAGATAAGGCTCGGCTTTATCTTTTAATGCTGCGAGTTTATCGCTCTTATCGTCATCTTTCATAAGCATGAGTTGTTGTTTTTCTTTGGCTTTTTTGAGCTGATCGTATCTTTTTTGCGTGAAATAATACTCTTGCTCGACCATTTCAAGCCCGTTTGCTTTGGCTAGCTTGTCCGCCCCTTCGCCAGCTATAAGCGTGTGCCAAGTCTTTTCCATCACAAGGCGCGCGCCTAAAATAGGGTTTTTGATATGTCTTGACATAGCCACTCCACCCGCTTTTTTAGTTGCACCGTCCATGATAGAAGCGTCAAGTTCGTTAAATCCATCTGAAGTAAAAACAGCTCCTTTGCCCGCATTTAAATTCGGATCATCTTCCAAGATGATTATAGCGGCCGTTACCGCATCCATCGCTGTTCCGCCTTTTTCAAGGACTGCTTGGCCTGCTTTAAGAGCCTTTTTCATCGGTTCTGCACGAAGCATAAATTCATCTTGGGATAGATCAAGTTTGCTTGTGCCCCCGTGAATTACAATTAGTGGAGTAAATTTCTCACCGGCATTAAGGCTTAAAAAGCTTAATGCAACAATACTAGCTGCAACCATTGCAGTTTTGGTTAAACTAAAAAATTTCATGCACTCTCCTTTGTGAGTAAATTTAAATAGTTATTGTAATTTTATTACTTAATATCAAATTTATAATTAATAAATTATATTTGAGGCTTTTAGTGTTGGACAGGTTCTCAAATTGAGCTTATTCTTTTGGGGGTGTAGTAAATTATCATACTTAGTAATTTACCGCTAAGAGTTAAATAATAAATCAGAAGCAAAAGTTGGGCGCCGAAATTTTATCTCCGAAAGATTGCAAAAAGTAGAGTTTGAAAGATAAATTTAGGCGCAAATGAGTTAAATGCGCCTATAAGTTTATTTTATAGATTCTAGCGCGCTACAGCATTGAGCCGAGCCTATATCGCAGCCTTTTTTGAAGTAAATTTTAGCCTTTTCAAGATCTTTTGCGACCCCGCTTTCAGCAGGCGGCATCTGGTATGTGTAGCCTGCAAATAGGCATGATTCGACTAAGCCGTGTTCGCAGCCCTTGTCAAAATACTCCACCGCTTTGGCAAATTGCTTTTCTTGATAGTATGCAGAGCCTGCGTATTCGCATCCAATGGCGATCTTGGCTTCGCAAGCTTTTGCGGCATTGTTTTTATCTTTTACGTATTTTCCTGAAGCTTCATGATCTTTTTTTTTAAAGGCTAGCAAATAATACTCAAACGCCTTTATCTCGTCTTTTTTGCCGTATTTGTCGTCTTGGTAAATTTCGCCCAGCTTTGCGCATCCGTCAAATTTATCGCCCCCGCAAATTTGGCTTAGAATTTCGATCGCTTTGTCTATGTTTTTCTCGACACCTTTGCCGTCTCTATAGCCCATCGCTACGAATTTGCAACCGTCATCGTAGCCACTACTGCAAAGTTTTGAAAATATCTCAAAGCCCTTTTTAGGATCGTGCTGCGCGCCGTTTTTGCCTTCAGTGTATGAATATCCAGTCCATAAACATCCTAAATTTGAGCCCAAATCGCAAGCTTTTTGGTAGTATTTGATGTCTTGTTTTTCATAGGCGTAGTCTATACAAGCTGATGCATCGCCGTTTTCACAACCTTTTTCAGGGCTTACGGCTGTTTTATCTTTTACTTTATTGCAGCAATCGGATCTTTTGCCAAATGATATCTCGCAGCATTTTTCATAAGCCTGCTTTGCAAGCCCAGAATCTTTTTTGACATCAGAGCCCTTTCCGAACTCATAAAGCTGCCCAAGCTCTTTACAAGAAGAATCAACTTTTTCTTTATAGCAACCTAGCTTGAAGTAGTGCTCCGCATCTTTCCACTGACCTTTGGATTTTGCCGCTAGCCCGTTGTTGTGATTTGGTCCGGCTTGTGCTACCGACAAGCAACTAAATACTAAAAACAGGGTTAAAGCTAACTTTTTCATAGACTCCTCCTTGCGAGTAAATCTGTAAGAATTATAACTTTTTTAATATATTTTTAATCTAAATTATAACAACTTCCGTTTTTAGTTCTAGGCCGAATTTTTCCAGCACTAGTTTTTTGGCTAAATTTATGAGATTTATTGCATCATCAAAGCTTGCATTATCAAAATTTATCAAGAAATTTGCGTGCTTTTCGCTAAATTTTGCTCCGCCGATAACGTGCCCTTTTAACCCGACGGCTTCGATAAGTCTGCCTGCGTAATCGCCAGTTGGATTTACAAAGCAGCTTCCAAAGCTGGCTCCTTTTGGCTGGTTTGAGCGTTTAAGCGCAAATTCGCTTGCAAGTGCAGCGTTAAAGCCTTTTGTTGCTTTAAATTTGGCTGCAAAAACAATTTCGTTTAGCTCACAATATCTATAAGCAAATTTTATCTCTTCTTTTTTTACCCAGCCTTGTTTTAAACGCATCTCAAGCAGATTGTCACTCATGGAAATTCCACAAAGCCCCGCATTCATCTTAATCATTCCTCCAAGCGTGCCCGGGATATTTTGCAAAAACTCAAAGCCCGCTAGATCGTGCTTTTTAGCAAAATTATAAATTTTACCACTCTTTGTAGCAGCACCTATCTCTAAAATTTCGCTTTCAAGCTTTATATAGTCAAATTTATCGCTTAAAATCGCCATCGGTGCAGGGCTTGGCGAAACTAAAAGGTTGTTTCCGCTACCTATTATCACGCGTCCTTGCGTATCATCTTGCGTGCTATCTATGAGCAAAACCTCGTGCATGCCGCCGATTTTAACGGAAGTAAATTTAGAAAAATCAATAAGCCTAGTCATTGCACGAAATGCGGGATAAACTCAATCATTCGGATAGTAAAATCAACCATCATGCTTACCATCCAAGGCATGAGAAATATGATAACGACGACTACGAGGATGATCTTTGGCACGAAGCTTAGCGTCATCTCGTTTATCTGCGTAGTCGCTTGAAAAATGCTGATGATAAGACCCGCGCTTAGACCTGCTAAAAGCATGGGAAAGCTTAGATAAAGCGCGGTTTTAAAGGTCTCTATGCCCAGTTCGATTAGGGTTGATTGCATTTAGCTAAACCTTACGTCGTTGTATTCAGTTGGCACCAGATAGTCGCGCGCATCGATTAATTCATCGTAAAAGCCGTGCTTGTAGCCTATCTCAAACAGCTTGTTTACGGCGTTTAGTTGTGTTTCATTCATCGATATGGAGCTATCGTTTGCATATAAATTCAGATAAATTTTAAGCTTTTCTTTATCGACTCGGATCAAATTTCGCTCCATGAGCATGTGAGATAAAAACGGCTTATGCTCGGTTGCGATTTTAACGGCTTTGGTAAGCACTCGCTCGCACTCTATGGCGTCGGTTATGGGAAGTGAGCGACGAACGGCCATGCCCCCAAGCGGAAGAGGTAGATCCCCGCCTGAAAACTCCTGCCATATATCCCAAATTTCACGCTCTACGCAAAGCCCGTCGCTAAAGGTTAAGATACTTTCGTGTATGAGCACCCCTGCATCAACTTCGCCGCTTAAAACGGCATTTTCTATCTCTAAGAAATTTTTATAAACTATGCGCACCTCAGGATATGCCACACGAAACAAAAGCGCGTTTGTGGTGTGTTTGCCTGAGAGTGCGACCTTGAAATTTCGTTTTAGAATTTTATCTTTTTTCTTTACCAGTTTTGGTCCGTATCCCTCTCCGAAACTAACCGCGCACCGAAGCAAGGCATAGTTATCCCTTATAAGCGGATATAATCCAAAACTAATCGCAGTAGCGTCGTAAGTGCCTTTAAGCGCCTCTTCGTTAAGCGTTTGGATATCTAAAGCAAGGTTGCTAAAACGCAAATTTGTAGAATCAACCCAGCCGAATTTTATCGCCATATACATAAAAATATCGTCCGCATCGGGTGAATGCGCTACGCTAATATCTTTAAAATGTCTCAAATTTAATCCTTTTTAGGATTATAGGTTAAATTTTATGAATAGTTGATTAAATTTAAGCTTCAAACAAGCTTTTATATCTTGAATAATAAAATTTGCTTTATTGCGATACAAGTTCTCGGTAAAATTAAATAGATTCGTGGAGAGTACTATGAAAAAGCATTGTTTTTTAGCGGATGTGCGAGTATTTTTGACGGTACGAGTTGGTATATAAATCCTAGTTTAAAGCAACTAAAAGGACAGCATATATCGCTGGTGATAGATCGTATTAAGTTATTTTCCTCATGTAGATATCGGTATGCTTAGCAATAAGTATTATATATACAAAGAGTGCGAGTACAAGGGGGACAATATCACTTATAACGGATACGGCGTAATCTTAACTCGTTATCCGATTTATCACTGCGGAAATATGCACTTTGTTACCGATAAGGACGGCTTCATCAAAGATTACGTAGAAGAGGGCTACAGATATCATGACGACTATCAGAAGTATTTTAAAGATCTGATAATAATCAAGAGATAATTAAGGAGAGATAATGAAATTTAAAATTTTAACCGCGATACTTGCCGCTTTTGCCATTAACTGCTTTGCCGAGGTTCCCCAAGATGTTGTGAATAGATATTTTGAGCTTACGGATAACGGCAAATTTAAAGAGGCGATTGATCTCATGATGCCTTATGCCGAGCAAAAGGATGATGACGCCGAGCTTAAAGTAGGCTATGCTTATGAAGCGGGGCTTAAAAACTACAAAGACGGCATGATGTGGTATAAAAGATCGGCAGATAGAGGAAATCCCGTGGCTAAGTCGAATTTGGCGAATATTTATTATCATATGTTTGATTATAAGCAGGCCTTTAAGCTATATGAACAAGCAGATAAGCAAAACTACGCACCTGCAGCTTATATGCTGGGTATTATCTACTACGACGAACAAGGCGATATAAAAATCGGAAGAGACTTAGTAAAGGCGGCGAATTATTTTAAAAAGGCGGCTGATTTAGGACATGCGGGGGGGGGTCAGTATATGCTTGGAATTTGCTACATGAACGCCCACGGTGTAGCTCAGGATCTAAAAGAGGCTAAAAGACTTTTTACTCTTGCGGCTAAAAATGGAAACAAACGGGCTGAGGAGATGCTTAATAAAATTAATTGATCAAATTTGCGGCTTATATGAAATTCTTTATAAAATCGCAACTTTTATAAATTCAAATTTACAAAAGAGCTATATTTTGGTAGCTCTTTTGGCTTTATGGTGATTATTTATTTTGGTTTTAGGGCTTTAAGCTTTTGTGCAAATCAAATATAAAATTTAAACTTCAAATTTCAAATAAACGAAAATTCATCTCAAATTTGATAAAATCAGACAATTTATTACAAATTTAAAGGCAGTAAATGGCAGCTGAAAAAGACGACAAGAAAAAGTTAACCCCCCTAGAATCCGAATCCGACAAAAAGAAAGCTCTTGATCTGGCGTTAAAGCAGATCGATAAAGCTTTTGGTAAGGGCACTATGGTGCGCCTTGGAGATAGGCAAGTAGAGCCTATAGACTCGATAGCTACGGGCTCGATCGGACTTGATCTGGCTCTTGGTATAGGCGGCGTTCCAAAGGGTAGGGTTATAGAAATTTATGGACCTGAAAGCTCGGGAAAGACGACTTTAACGCTTCATATCATCGCCGAAGCTCAAAAAGCGGGCGGAATTTGCGCATTTGTCGATGCGGAGCATGCTCTTGACGTGAAATACGCTTCAAATTTAGGCGTTGATACGGATAATCTTTACATATCTCAACCCGATTTTGGCGAGCAAGCTCTTGATATCGTAGAGACTCTTGCAAGAAGCGGAGCGATCGATCTTATCGTAGTTGATAGCGTCGCCGCACTTACGCCAAAAAGCGAGATAGAGGGCGATATGGGTGATCAGCATGTAGGACTTCAAGCAAGACTTATGAGCCAAGCCTTAAGAAAGCTAACCGGAATCGTGCATAAGATGAAAACCACCGTCATCTTCATCAACCAAATTCGTATGAAGATAGGCGCTATGGGGTATGGTACGCCTGAGACTACAACAGGTGGAAATGCGCTTAAATTTTACTCTTCCGTTCGTCTTGACGTTCGTAAAATCGCGACCCTTAAACAAAATGAAGAACCTATCGGCAACCGAACGAAAGTAAAAGTAGTGAAAAACAAAGTTGCGCCTCCGTTTAAAACGGCTGAATTTGACATAATGTTTGGCGAAGGAATCAGCAAAGAAGGCGAGATAATCGACTACGGCGTTAAGCTTGATATAGTCGATAAAAGCGGCGCTTGGTTTAGTTACAATGCGAGCAAACTCGGTCAAGGCAGAGAAAATGCCAAGGCGTATTTAAAAGAAAATCCTGAAGTGGTCGATGAGATCGTAGCTGCGATAAAAGGATCTATGGGAATTGAACACATTATAAGCGGCGGCGGCAAAGATGACGAAGATAGTCAAGAAACAGGAGATGAATGATGATTTTTGTAGATGATGTTACGGCGATAGAAGTTTTAGACAGTAGAGGAAATCCGACTGTGCGCGCTACGGTTGCGCTAAGCGACGGGACGATTGCAAGCGCTGTCGTACCAAGCGGAGCTAGTACCGGCAAGCGCGAGGCTTTAGAGCTTAGGGATAAGGATAGTAGATATTGTGGCAAGGGCGTGTTAAAAGCGGTTAGCAACGTAAATGAAGCTATAGCCGAAGCGATAATCGGGCTAAACGCTTACGATCAAAAATCAATCGATGATGAGATGAAGAGGCTTGACGGGACCGATAATTACTCAAATTTAGGCGCAAATGCCGTGCTTGGCGTATCTATGGCGGTTGCTAGAGCGGCTGCAAAAAGCTTAAATATGCCTCTTTATCGCTATCTTGGCGGAGCGAATGCAAGCGTGCTTCCCGTGCCGATGTTTAACATCATAAACGGCGGAGCGCACGCAAATAACAGCGTGGATTTTCAAGAATTTATGATTATGCCTTTCGGGTTTGAGAAATTTAGCGATGCCCTAAGAGCCGCGGCTGAAATTTATCAGGTTTTAAAAGGAATTTTAAACGAGCTTGGACACAGCACCGCAGTTGGCGATGAGGGCGGATTTGCACCGAATTTAAAGGATAATGAAGAGCCTCTTAAGATCATAATGCAAGCGATTGAAAAAGCTGGATATAAGCCGGGCGAGCAGATAAAACTGGCTCTTGACGTGGCTGCAAGTGAGCTTTATAAAGCGGGCTCTTACGAGCTTGAAGGCAAGAAATTTAGTTCCGAAGAGCTTATAGAATACTACGCAAAACTTTGCGATAAGTATCCGATATTTTCTATTGAAGACGGACTTAGCGAGGATGATTGGGACGGTTGGGCGAAGCTCACGGCTAGACTTGGAAGCAAGGTTCAGCTGGTAGGAGACGATCTTTTCGTAACTAATGAGAAAATTTTACGAGAGGGCATTAAAAAAGGCGTTGCAAACGCGATTTTAATCAAGCCAAATCAGATAGGAAGCGTAAGTGAAACTATGCAAACTATCCGCTTAGCGCAACGCAAGGGCTATCGCTGCGTCATGAGTCATAGAAGCGGCGAGAGTGAAGATAGCTTTATAGCTGATTTTGCCGTAGCGATGAATACGGGTCAGATAAAAACGGGCGCAACCTCAAGAAGCGAAAGAAACGCCAAATACAACCGCTTGCTTGAGATCGAGCTTGAGACGGATGAATTTTTAGGAAATGAAATTTGAGTGAAATTTTAAAGGAGTATGACGAGAACGAGATAAAGAGATCATACTCTTTTAAAACTATTGTTAAGATTATCGGATTGCTTCTTTGTGTGGCTCTTTTTGGCATATATGTGGGAAATATAATGTTTGGCAAGAGGTCTTTAGATGTAATGCTGGGGCTTCAGGATCAAAAAGAGCAGCTTAAAAAAGATGTGGAAATTTTAAAAAAGCGCAATGCCGAGCTTCAAAAGTCGTTTTTTGAGCTAAAAGAGCTTGAACCGCAAGATAGTAAATAATTGGAGTTGATATGGGTAAAATTTGGTTTTTTGTATTGATTTTTTTAAGTGCTAGCTTTGGCAGAGAGAATCCGTTTGTGCCGACGGGCGAGTTAAATACAAGTGTAACTACGACAAATTCGGTTGAAATTTTAGCTCCTTTTGAAAAGCAAAACATAAAATTCCCGAGCGATGCAAGGAATTTTATCTCTATATCGGTTAAGTATAAGAGCGAAGACGGAAGTATCAAAGAAAAAGTTATTGATGTAAATAAGAGTATAAATTGGCATGATGAACTAACGCTAACAAAGACTCTATCGCCTGCGGTAGTGCTAAAGCCTGA is a window of Campylobacter sp. CCUG 57310 DNA encoding:
- a CDS encoding tetratricopeptide repeat protein; translation: MKFKILTAILAAFAINCFAEVPQDVVNRYFELTDNGKFKEAIDLMMPYAEQKDDDAELKVGYAYEAGLKNYKDGMMWYKRSADRGNPVAKSNLANIYYHMFDYKQAFKLYEQADKQNYAPAAYMLGIIYYDEQGDIKIGRDLVKAANYFKKAADLGHAGGGQYMLGICYMNAHGVAQDLKEAKRLFTLAAKNGNKRAEEMLNKIN
- a CDS encoding isoaspartyl peptidase/L-asparaginase family protein, giving the protein MKFFSLTKTAMVAASIVALSFLSLNAGEKFTPLIVIHGGTSKLDLSQDEFMLRAEPMKKALKAGQAVLEKGGTAMDAVTAAIIILEDDPNLNAGKGAVFTSDGFNELDASIMDGATKKAGGVAMSRHIKNPILGARLVMEKTWHTLIAGEGADKLAKANGLEMVEQEYYFTQKRYDQLKKAKEKQQLMLMKDDDKSDKLAALKDKAEPYLGTVGAIALDKNGNLAAATSTGGMTNKMTGRIGDSPIIGSGTYADNDSVAVSCTGTGDIYMRVNAAHEVSAHYKYAGGDVQKAAENAIKQVDALGGSGGIISIDKNGKIGFAWTKHKLGMYHGEAKVGSEPIVHWPVGK
- the recA gene encoding recombinase RecA; amino-acid sequence: MAAEKDDKKKLTPLESESDKKKALDLALKQIDKAFGKGTMVRLGDRQVEPIDSIATGSIGLDLALGIGGVPKGRVIEIYGPESSGKTTLTLHIIAEAQKAGGICAFVDAEHALDVKYASNLGVDTDNLYISQPDFGEQALDIVETLARSGAIDLIVVDSVAALTPKSEIEGDMGDQHVGLQARLMSQALRKLTGIVHKMKTTVIFINQIRMKIGAMGYGTPETTTGGNALKFYSSVRLDVRKIATLKQNEEPIGNRTKVKVVKNKVAPPFKTAEFDIMFGEGISKEGEIIDYGVKLDIVDKSGAWFSYNASKLGQGRENAKAYLKENPEVVDEIVAAIKGSMGIEHIISGGGKDDEDSQETGDE
- the fliQ gene encoding flagellar biosynthesis protein FliQ, translated to MQSTLIELGIETFKTALYLSFPMLLAGLSAGLIISIFQATTQINEMTLSFVPKIILVVVVIIFLMPWMVSMMVDFTIRMIEFIPHFVQ
- a CDS encoding menaquinone biosynthesis family protein — encoded protein: MRHFKDISVAHSPDADDIFMYMAIKFGWVDSTNLRFSNLALDIQTLNEEALKGTYDATAISFGLYPLIRDNYALLRCAVSFGEGYGPKLVKKKDKILKRNFKVALSGKHTTNALLFRVAYPEVRIVYKNFLEIENAVLSGEVDAGVLIHESILTFSDGLCVEREIWDIWQEFSGGDLPLPLGGMAVRRSLPITDAIECERVLTKAVKIATEHKPFLSHMLMERNLIRVDKEKLKIYLNLYANDSSISMNETQLNAVNKLFEIGYKHGFYDELIDARDYLVPTEYNDVRFS
- a CDS encoding tetratricopeptide repeat protein — translated: MKKLALTLFLVFSCLSVAQAGPNHNNGLAAKSKGQWKDAEHYFKLGCYKEKVDSSCKELGQLYEFGKGSDVKKDSGLAKQAYEKCCEISFGKRSDCCNKVKDKTAVSPEKGCENGDASACIDYAYEKQDIKYYQKACDLGSNLGCLWTGYSYTEGKNGAQHDPKKGFEIFSKLCSSGYDDGCKFVAMGYRDGKGVEKNIDKAIEILSQICGGDKFDGCAKLGEIYQDDKYGKKDEIKAFEYYLLAFKKKDHEASGKYVKDKNNAAKACEAKIAIGCEYAGSAYYQEKQFAKAVEYFDKGCEHGLVESCLFAGYTYQMPPAESGVAKDLEKAKIYFKKGCDIGSAQCCSALESIK
- a CDS encoding UDP-N-acetylmuramate dehydrogenase, whose product is MTRLIDFSKFTSVKIGGMHEVLLIDSTQDDTQGRVIIGSGNNLLVSPSPAPMAILSDKFDYIKLESEILEIGAATKSGKIYNFAKKHDLAGFEFLQNIPGTLGGMIKMNAGLCGISMSDNLLEMRLKQGWVKKEEIKFAYRYCELNEIVFAAKFKATKGFNAALASEFALKRSNQPKGASFGSCFVNPTGDYAGRLIEAVGLKGHVIGGAKFSEKHANFLINFDNASFDDAINLINLAKKLVLEKFGLELKTEVVII
- a CDS encoding septum formation initiator, with translation MSEILKEYDENEIKRSYSFKTIVKIIGLLLCVALFGIYVGNIMFGKRSLDVMLGLQDQKEQLKKDVEILKKRNAELQKSFFELKELEPQDSK
- the eno gene encoding phosphopyruvate hydratase, whose product is MIFVDDVTAIEVLDSRGNPTVRATVALSDGTIASAVVPSGASTGKREALELRDKDSRYCGKGVLKAVSNVNEAIAEAIIGLNAYDQKSIDDEMKRLDGTDNYSNLGANAVLGVSMAVARAAAKSLNMPLYRYLGGANASVLPVPMFNIINGGAHANNSVDFQEFMIMPFGFEKFSDALRAAAEIYQVLKGILNELGHSTAVGDEGGFAPNLKDNEEPLKIIMQAIEKAGYKPGEQIKLALDVAASELYKAGSYELEGKKFSSEELIEYYAKLCDKYPIFSIEDGLSEDDWDGWAKLTARLGSKVQLVGDDLFVTNEKILREGIKKGVANAILIKPNQIGSVSETMQTIRLAQRKGYRCVMSHRSGESEDSFIADFAVAMNTGQIKTGATSRSERNAKYNRLLEIELETDEFLGNEI